Proteins encoded in a region of the Zea mays cultivar B73 chromosome 4, Zm-B73-REFERENCE-NAM-5.0, whole genome shotgun sequence genome:
- the LOC109946034 gene encoding uncharacterized protein, translating to MDREPTALRGRGTGRAWLEERGELLVAMGEKKGRRRGSFNSGALGCWAAHRGQQRKAGAVEKGCSKLLAGARARPWERRGKEEGEPAGGDGRARLHADMELAIWSSGRGRPWLLGELGMEKLLAAVMREEEGAPCSCTLGRRGGRHGRRGSSLLQPLAGGAERAPGHGWPRGGAPAVNHAHAEKAAAKGRAGGR from the coding sequence ATGGACAGGGAGCCAACCGCGCTACGTGGAAGAGGAACAGGGAGGGCGTGGCTGGAGGAAAGGGGCGAGCTGCTTGTGGCCATGGGGGAGAAGAAAGGGCGCCGTCGAGGGAGCTTCAACAGTGGAGCGCTCGGCTGCTGGGCTGCTCACCGTGGACAGCAGAGAAAGGCAGGCGCAGTGGAGAAAGGGTGCTCAAAACTGCTGGCCGGAGCTAGGGCTCGGCCATGGGAAAGAAGGGGGAAGGAGGAAGGGGAGCCGGCTGGTGGAGATGGGAGAGCTCGGCTCCATGCAGATATGGAGCTTGCCATTTGGAGCAGTGGCAGGGGGCGTCCTTGGCTGCTGGGCGAGCTCGGCATGGAGAAGCTGCTTGCTGCCGTGATGCGGGAGGAAGAAGGGGCGCCCTGCTCTTGCACGTTGGGAAGAAGGGGAGGacgccatgggaggagagggagCTCCCTGCTGCAGCCGCTCGCAGGAGGAGCCGAGAGGGCGCCGGGCCATGGCTGGCCGAGGGGAGGAGCTCCTGCCGTCAACCATGCACACGCAGAGAAAGCAGCGGCCAAGGGGAGAGCAGGGGGGCGCTAG